The nucleotide sequence TCAAGGACATCCACGAAAAGGTCACATCCTCCGGGATGATGGAAAAATACCACAACCTTGGCACCCCGGCCAACGTGTTGCCCTTAAACGAACTCAAGTCGCTGCCCTGGCGCAACCTGGCCGCGACGAGCGATTCCGAGGCCGACAAGATCTCGGGCGAGGCCTTTGCCGAAAAGCTCCTCATGCACAACGCTGCCTGCGCCGGCTGTCCGGTGGGCTGCATCCACGTCGGCATGGTGCGCGAGATGTTCTCCTCTTCCCACCGGTTCGCCATCCATCAGGTGGCCTACGACCACGAACCCAACTTCGCGGCCGGCCCCATGCTTGGCGTCGTCGATCCGGTGGAAGTGCTGGCGATAAACGACATGGCCGACCGCCAGGGCCTGGACATCATCTCGGCCGGCGTGGCCCTGGCTTGGGCCGTGGAGGCCACGCAAAAGGGCGTCATTTCCGAAAAGGACACCGAGGTGAAGCTCACCTTTGGCGACGCGGCTGCCCTCAAACGCGCCATGTGGCTCATCGGCCACAAGGCCAACGACTTCTATGCGCTCCTTGGCCAGGGGGCCATGGTCGCCGCCGCTCATTACGGCGGGGCCGACTACGCCTGCGTGCTGGGCCAGGAAATGGCCGGCTACGCCACGGGCGAGACCTATTTTGCCTCCCAGACCGTCGCCTTCCGCCATTCCCACCTCGATACCGGGGCCTACTCCTACGACCAGAAGCACAAGGAGCAGGACGTGGCCAAGGTGGTGGACTTCCTGGTCAAGGACGAGCGCGAGCGAGTGCTTCTGACTTGCCTCGTGGCCTGCCTTTTCGCCCGGGAGGTCTACAAGCCCGAAGTCATCGCCTCGGTGCTCGGCTGCCTGGGCCATGAGGAACTGGCCGGCTCCTTTGACGCCGCCGCCGAGAATGCCCGGCGCGCCCGCTGGCGGCTCAAGATCGCCACCGGCTACGACCCCAGGGCCACGCGCATCCCCAAACGCTTCACCGAGGTGACCACCTGGAAGGGTCCGGTGGACGCGGTC is from Solidesulfovibrio magneticus RS-1 and encodes:
- a CDS encoding aldehyde ferredoxin oxidoreductase C-terminal domain-containing protein, which codes for MSNEANDLFRVLVYDLERGRGELAILPGRRQCLGGSGLAALLYEKYGLPTAPAFDPRQPLIFAIGPATGYFPLMSKTVCGFKSPYNENYAESHAGGRSALALRFAGYDALVVVGKAPRLSTLVVGSRRIERIDVHYLAGADVFTTGKLLRKIAEGASGHRSILRIGPAGENGSGYACINVDTYRHFGRLGAGAVMGSKNLKGIVIQGDGDLPLPADKGYAKLFKDIHEKVTSSGMMEKYHNLGTPANVLPLNELKSLPWRNLAATSDSEADKISGEAFAEKLLMHNAACAGCPVGCIHVGMVREMFSSSHRFAIHQVAYDHEPNFAAGPMLGVVDPVEVLAINDMADRQGLDIISAGVALAWAVEATQKGVISEKDTEVKLTFGDAAALKRAMWLIGHKANDFYALLGQGAMVAAAHYGGADYACVLGQEMAGYATGETYFASQTVAFRHSHLDTGAYSYDQKHKEQDVAKVVDFLVKDERERVLLTCLVACLFAREVYKPEVIASVLGCLGHEELAGSFDAAAENARRARWRLKIATGYDPRATRIPKRFTEVTTWKGPVDAVYMEALRAAYAEAVAELGAPPATDQAQPPAL